CGGTTCCTTTGTCCCCCAGCGCATATTTGTGAAGACCTTCAGGTTGACGAAGCAGACCTCGCACCGGAATGGACTCTTAAACCCCCAGGGCAATGAAAGCATCTTCGTCAGGAGCGGGAGGTTCTGCGTGGCAAGGGTATGTCTTCCCGGTCCGACCACATCGAGGCCTTTTCCGTCCCTGAAGAAGACGGCCGCCTGATTCTCCCTTACGATTAACTGAGCACCGAACTTTATTTCTGCGGAGCCTTCCTCGGGGATCCGGTGCACGATCTCCTGTCCGGTCTTGTCAAACCACTCGATGACTTCCATAAATTCCGACATGGTCTCTCCTATTCCGTTGTAACGATACTCTGATATCGGAATGCGTCGCTCATTTCTCAGAATAATCCTTCGGGCACGCTTTTCCCGAGGTGCTGGTACGCATGCCTCGTCGCAAGGCGTCCCCTGGGAGTTCTCTCTATCAGGCCTTCCTGTAAGAGGTACGGTTCATAGACATCCTCAAGGGTATCGCGC
Above is a window of Thermodesulfovibrionales bacterium DNA encoding:
- a CDS encoding Holliday junction DNA helicase RuvB C-terminal domain-containing protein, whose product is RDTLEDVYEPYLLQEGLIERTPRGRLATRHAYQHLGKSVPEGLF